One genomic window of Moorella glycerini includes the following:
- the tnpB gene encoding IS66 family insertion sequence element accessory protein TnpB (TnpB, as the term is used for proteins encoded by IS66 family insertion elements, is considered an accessory protein, since TnpC, encoded by a neighboring gene, is a DDE family transposase.) — protein sequence MLNEAGIDRVYLACGATDLRKSIDGLAVLVKEGFELDPFSSCLFVFCNRQRDKLKILHWEHNGFWLYYRRLEKGKFPWPQDTTSATITINRRELRWLLDGLPIKQPQAHPEVKARTIL from the coding sequence ATGCTAAACGAAGCTGGCATCGACCGGGTTTATCTCGCCTGCGGCGCAACGGATCTGCGCAAGTCCATTGACGGCCTGGCGGTGCTGGTCAAGGAAGGGTTCGAGCTGGACCCCTTCTCTTCCTGCCTTTTCGTTTTCTGCAACCGCCAGCGGGATAAACTAAAGATCCTCCACTGGGAGCATAACGGTTTCTGGCTTTATTACCGCCGGCTGGAGAAGGGCAAATTCCCCTGGCCTCAAGATACCACTTCTGCAACCATCACCATCAACCGCCGGGAGCTGCGCTGGCTGCTTGACGGCCTCCCCATCAAACAGCCCCAGGCCCATCCCGAGGTAAAAGCGCGCACCATCTTGTAA
- the tnpA gene encoding IS66 family insertion sequence element accessory protein TnpA — translation MTKAELQALWATRIAEYQASGQSVREWCASQEGVSPRQLWYWLRKYKNQNVVSSGKSNRWLPVEISEKASIDQGHTLLVKIGPAGIEVRPGFDPALLSQVVRVLVAIC, via the coding sequence ATGACCAAAGCCGAACTGCAAGCACTATGGGCAACCCGGATAGCCGAATACCAGGCCAGCGGGCAAAGCGTCAGAGAGTGGTGCGCCTCCCAAGAGGGCGTTAGCCCCAGGCAGTTATGGTACTGGCTGCGGAAGTATAAAAACCAAAACGTAGTTTCCTCTGGGAAATCCAACCGATGGTTACCGGTAGAAATAAGTGAAAAGGCATCTATAGATCAGGGCCATACTTTACTTGTCAAAATAGGGCCGGCTGGCATCGAGGTAAGACCCGGTTTTGATCCCGCCTTGCTCTCTCAGGTAGTCCGGGTGCTGGTAGCGATATGCTAA